The DNA segment ACTACACTTACGAAAGTGAGGAAGGAACAAAAGAGTTTTTCTTGATGGTTCCTGATTCTATCACACTGTATTTCTCTTTAATCTCTTTATTCAAGAAAGAAATCTACTTTATTTCTTGTAATTAAACTGTTCCCAGATGAGTAGCCATTTAATTGAataagttttaaacattttttcaattCAATTCTGTAGTGTTCCAACAATAGAATGATcatcctcttttttgtttttatgcatGATTTTCATGGTCTTTTACTTAAGCACTTTTAATCAAGTTTCCACtgtctttatgtgtgtgtgtgatgtatgtatgtatgtatgtgtgatgagtgtgtgtgagagaaagagaggtgaaGGTGAGGTCCCTGAGTTTTTGCTTTACTTCCTGTGGTTTTTAACTGCATCAtcaattaaataattcatttttcaagATAAATCAATTTTACTTATAATGTGCTTTGCGAAATTTTACTGGAATTATCGAATTCTTTGTTGAATGTGTATTAAAGtataaatccttttttaaaagtaaaaccatTATGCAGATGAATAATCAAGTGATGTATTACTATCAACAACATGAATTCATTCCACAATCATACAGCTTAAATCCATTTAATTTGGCACACTGCCGATTTCATTGTGGTTCTTCTATTAAAGATTAGCAAACATGATCTATCAGTTGGTATTTATTTAATAGGGATTCATTGAGATCTGGGGAAATAGTATCTGTGAGGTATTTAGACTTTCCACAGCAAGGAATTATATGAAAATTATGGGGTAATTTAATTATCAAAATCCATTTAATTCTCTGTGATTCTTCTTGAAACCTATTTTTAACAGACCATTCTATAGTAAAACCAAGGCAATTTAAAGAAGGCATTTTGGTAAAATTTTGCTTagataaaattcaagaaaaaattatGGAGCATAACAGAACAGAAACCCAAATTGAGAGACATTTTACACATACTTGACCAGTCCACCAGAATATACTCTAAACAGTCAAGCTCATGAACAACAGGGAAAGACTAAGAAATTGTTACCAAAGCTGACTAAGgagatatgacaactaaatgtaatgtatcctggatgggatcctggaacagaaaaaggacattagtgtaaaaactgatgaaatctgaataaagcatGGAAGTTAGAAAAGAGTGACTACTAGGGTTGGTTTCTTAAGTTTTGACAAATGAGCCATGGTAATGTCAGATGTTAACATTAGAGAAACTGGGTGACAGGGATAAGGAACTCTCTGTATCTTCTTTTCTGCAAATTAAAAagtattctgaaatttaaaatttattaaaatataaaagcaaaaaaattaaagttttaaaattatgtttccaaACTTAACTGACATTAGATTCAAATCTCATGCAGCAATACCAATCTTAACAGCAAAAAacaattcagttttgtttttgtctctggAGCAATTTCATATGTGATCTCATTTGACCCTTCCCATagctttgtgattaaaaaaaagagcGATTTAGGAAGGAAAACATTTCCAGTCCAAGGTCTCTTAAAAGTtagatcattttttttctaagtcacACTTTAACTATTTGTCCCTGAGTGTTTGAAAGAGGCCACTTTCATCACAGAATGGAATCTGCCCTACTCTGTTTATTTAGGGAGAGTCAACATTCAGATTTATTTAGGAAGGATTCCCATCTACCTCAGGTTACTTCATGCTTTTAAGTTACCAGCAGAAGCAAACCTGGGTGAAGATCTGGGAAATGGGAGAGAGGGTCAAGAATACTGGATTTGGGATTTGGAAAAGACAGTTTTGAGCCAGTTGAAGACCTGATTAAATGTCATGATCTGAATTTATCCATTTGGACTTTCAAATATTTCCCAATGAAACTGAGATGAACAAGAGCTTGAAATTTCACCAGCCAGCCTTTCCAAAAGGCTTTCAAACCTGCTACAAAAGGTGTGTTCTACAAGTCAGTGGTCAAACCTATTATCGATGCTCATAACGGGCCATGGCTACAAGGCCATTTGGGCCAAAGCTCATGTTTACAAGGCCAATACTACCTATCTTTAgttcattttccttcttaaaggaaaaaaaaaattaatactcttATTGGATGCAGATCACTATTGGAGAGTGGTTATGATTTATGTACACTTTTATGGGGCCAATTAATTCTCTGATAATTCCTATGTCCCAAAGTAATTTTTGAACTGTCTCTCAAGAGTCAGAATCATCAAAATTATGTTCTTTGACCATAATGAAATGAACTTagatgttaatttaaaatacagttttaaaaggcACTAGTTTGGAACCAAATAATAGTCACTTTTTAAGTCTTCAGTTCAAAAGGAGATCACAGGAAGTTACAAAATACTCAGATTGTGGGTAGATCTTAACGGTGCTGAAtggaaaaagtaataaatacaatGAAGACCTTAGTAGTGTTTCTAAAAGTGTTTGTTCTAAAGGAccagttttattaaatttctaaTCAATCACAGACCTATTGGCttataaaatgcaataaaaataatttctagtaaaataaaatgtaaaaaagcaaaaatatacaaaatataggccaatttttttaaatattagattCCAAAGACATATAATTACATTTGAATAAATACAATCATCACATAcataatataagaaaaatgtttctacatgataattctcaaattttttttttacttataatgTTGACTAACAAAaaatttgtggggcttccctggtggcgcagtggttgagagtccgcctgccgatgcaggggacacgggtttgtacccctgtccaggaagatcccacgtgccgcggagcggctgggcccgtgagccatggccgctgagcctgcacgtccggagcctgtgctccgcaatgggagaggccgcaacagtgagaggcccgcgtaccacaaaaaaaaaaaaaaaaaattgtggatcAGCATTCTGAGAAATACTGATGTATAGCACAATgccatttatataatttatatatagcaCAAACAACCCATGATTTATAAGAATATGTACAAATAAACATGCATCAAATCTATTACAATGGTTGATTATTAAGGGATTAAAGGGAAGAATCAGAGTGACCCAGCACAGATGAATGTGAATGGTGTGCCAGAAGTATGACTAATTTAACTTCTGTCtctgggaaacacacacacacacacacacacacacacacacacacacacgtgggaaAGGTATATGAAACAGTCTTTCCCACACTCTTGGTGTCTTTATCATCAATTTAGTATTTTCCATCTACTTTAACTCATCTTACTATCTTTAACTCTTTTATTCCCCATTCTTTTTGAGCTACATCAAACTGATAAGAAATCATCAGTAGATTAATTTTCCCCAGGgttaaatgtgtattttctttttcactccgATCACCTGAATTTATATCTACAAAGATACCTACTACGTATAACTTGGCTTAGTTTATACTGTTAATAATTTTAGACCCTGTAAGTTCTCAAATATGCTGTCTATACCTACACGTTTTCACTTTCCACTCACTTTCAGCCTACCCACAAATCTGAAACATGATCTTTAAAGCCAAACTACTGAACATaacaaagaattgaaaaaatGCTATAGCACTTCagaggtatattttaaaatcttgatatTGTCCAATAAATGACTGTTCCTGTCTGTTGATTAAAGAACTCTGCCCTGTAGTTCATGACCTGAAGTCATAGTATCGGTGCATCTGCACCAGTACCCTCCTTTTTGGAAACTTCCCTCTGTGGGTTTTTCAAAGTATGTGACCATGCACATCTGTTTTGTACTTAGCTGCCCTATTTTGCAGTGACCTGAGTTTTGTGTGCCTGGAAAGTGAAGGGAAGGGTTGGGTAATAGTTATCTGTGATTTGAGCTGTGCAGAAAAGTAATCTGTCACTAGGAGGCTCCAAACTCTTTGTTTCactttaaagtaaatttttaaaagttgatttgtCAAGATAATCccttcattctattttatttgtggAGACATGATCCAATTGAGGGTGGAAGTATATATCTTGCTTCATTTCTTAAACTATAACCCTTCAATGCTCACCATTGAATATTAATAACTAAACAAGTAAAAATTTGAAATTCACCTTTTTATCTCTACCTAATTGGGTTTTAAATTAACTACAAAACTAACAACACACTCATTATAACAAATCAAACAATGCAGAGGTATAGAAGGAGAAAGTTAGAAGCCCCTTCCCACTAATCAATCCTGAATTACCCAACGTGCAGACCATATATGTACTCTGGACACTCACAAAAACAGGGGCCTCCAAAATGTTTATGAAAGAATGTTATAACTGATATTTTAGAAGAAGCATTGGAAAAGTGATCACGGGAAAAATCAGAAACTTTtggatttgtttatatttattttgtttagtatttttattaaattttaaaaatctattggggagaacaaatatatacaaataatgcATGTATGTCAAGATTACATTTTGTTCAaaagtatatgcatatatacttttACATACTTATCATTGTAGAAttgtttttcatcttaaaatttcACATATTATTTAATGAATGTTTCTATGCTCATACAGAGATATTATACTTATTATGTAATCATTGCATTCTCTTCCATTGTACTAATAAACCACCTTGCTTGTCCATTTTTCCactgttaaatattttctaaatttcccactgtaattaaatatttatttaatatttaaatattagctatatttctATAAAgagctattttctttttcaaaaataattttcttgggATAAATCACTAGAGTGATATTATTGCATTTAAACTTATGAATATTTACATAATCATCCTGTCTATGACCAAATTGCTCACCCAAAGGATTTTATAGATTCTCAAAGGGTAGACTATATGCATTCTGAATTTAGAAGCTGTTTGGAGCATGATGAGGTGGGAACAGGTAAGGCTGGAAGCAAGATGGAAAATAGGAAGGAGGCATTTGCCATTAGCCTGGCAAGAGATATATATCCCAACTAGAACGGTGGCAGTTGGCATAGAGAaggaaatgaatataataaatatttaggaGGTGGATTTGACAGGCTTGAGCATATGGGAAGGGAGGAATAAGGAAGACTTATTGCTGGTTTTTTAGAACTTGAGAACTGGACGGAATAGAACAGTACTGGGAGAAAGGAGGATGCTACTATGTGCTATATACCCAGCACAGGGGCTAGTACAATGAAGgaagtcaataaatgttagttgaatgAATGCCTCAtgcatacatgaatgaatgagtgctacAGACAATGAATCAATGTTCCTATTTTCCCAAAGCCTCACAAGTATTTGGCCGTGTACCCAGAAGTTGACTTACTGGTTTTTATCTCCTCAGTAGGATGCTTTTAAAATCAGGACTTAGGAGAACAAGGAAGCGAAAGAATTAGGAAAGAAATTGTGAAAAGGAAGAGAATCCAAGGCCAATGCTCAGGACGTCAGAACCACCAGACCTCCCCCCACGACCctataaaattaatcaattaCTTTTCATGTTCAACCTTATGCCAACTAATGTAAATGCAGCTATTCCTTACAGAAAGTTAGCGATTCCTGATCTCTGGCTACTGCAATAATGGCTTCATTCTGCTCAACTTGTTCAGCAGTGAGGGGCTGAGCAGATTGTTCCCTGGAGCTCTCTGTTCTGAGTTGTAATCCTCTCCAAGTGCCCACATATGGCCACAGGAGCCTGGAGCTAAAAGGATTTGCTGGGAGAATGCCCAAACAGCCTTATGTCTCCAGCTGCACTGGGGTACTATGAACCTGAGTTATGTGATTGTgacatgtgtttatgtttttatatcaaattttgtcattttgggttactgtattttttctgtatttgtctTATAACCCCTGGAGGGCAAAAGCCatgatttctatttcctttataacTTCCCAAGAGTCAGGTACAATGTTTAGCATAAAGTGAACACTGAGCAACTACTGATGACTGTCCAACTGTAATTATTAAATTGAAGGAAACTGATGTTTTTTAATGGTCAATAAAATGTACCATGTATCTAGTCTTAGGAAaccaaatgtttattgaagtGGTGTGTAGATAAATTACAACCAGCATAAAACTGTTAGTGGAGTTTTCAACATGGGTTCTTTTTACTCTTAAAATGAAGTGAGGCTTTGCAAGTCCATTGTCCCAtaggaaaaatattatatttttctttttagatagtCATTTCATAAGTAAATCACTTTTGAAATGGTCTTTTATATGTCTCCAACCTAtgaccaaaacaaaaaatatattaaaaagatataattatctccatttaaaaagaataattaaatatgAATGATTTAGGGgtaataaatatggaaaaaatactTAGTCATTTGAAATGCTAGAGTTTGCTCCTATTATATTagtatatactaaaatatttaagaaataatttaaagaatcaCCAAGGCACAATGACGTGTGATCATTAAAATGCAAACTATCACAatgattttattacatatttaggAAATAAGCtaaaatattatctcattaaataaacaaattttaaataattctgcATTCAGTAATTTGGGAATACAGTCCAAAGTGAGTTTTAATTGCTATTCAAGGCTAACTATTCTTAATAAAAGacttaaaattaataatacagtaagagaaaatgggaagaaaatttcATAAAAGTTTCTGAAGCTTTGTGGGTTAATAGAAATGAACAGCTAATCCTCAGGGTAAAATGACATAGTCATATTCTGTTTCAACATGGTGTTCTTGTCTGACCTGTTTGGCTCCCCCAAGATGGTGCTGCTGTCCTTCTCCAATGGCGATTCTGTTATATGGGATTAACTTCATGGTGGTTGTCTTCATTGAATACCACCGGGATTTCCAAGTGGCCCAAATAATGCCATTATCATAACCATTAGGAGTAGATGTTTTTGAGTAAGTGCCACCTAAAGCAAATTGTAGATGCACATATCACTGCTCTTGAATCTCTTCCCCTCAGAGAGTCTATAAAGAACTGTCTATTATGAAGTCCATTGTCATTTACATCAGATTTTATAGTGTTATCTACTAACTGAAAATATCCTTAAAGACTCCTAAATTCTCCATTTACAATTGACGTAAACTTATTATTAAACACACTCTTACAGCTGTGTTTGTGCTTTCTGGTCACATCCACACTTTAAATGTATTCACTGCTAACAGGCTTAGAACCCCAAATTTCCCCAATTGGTCTCTCCCACTAAGTTTAGCCATCCTGGATTCAGCTATTATGGACCACCTTTCTGAAAACAGGTCATAATTCCTCATCAGGTGATCTCAGGTAATCTGAAAAACACAATTTTACTGGAAAATAGGAGGAGCTCTAGAAAGCAGTTCTGGAATGTTATTTTACATCTCCATTATAAAGTggaggctagggcttccctggtggcgcagtggttgagagtccgcctgccgatgcaggggacacaggttcgtgcccctgtccgggaagatcccacatgccgcggagtgactgggcccgtgagccatggccgctgagcctgcgcgtccggagcctgcgctccgcaacgggagaggccgcaacagtgagaggcccgcgtaccgcaaaaaaaataaaaaaataaaaaaataaaaataaagtggaggCTGGGCTGAAGTGCCTTCACCTCATTCCTGGACACTAGATCTCATGTGATTTTGTAAGGAATTGTCAAAGTCTAGTACTGGAGGGTACCACAAGCTATCAACAGAGCTACTCTGGATCATATGGATCAGGCACATTCCCTGAGAGCTTCTTCTAATTACATGGTTTGTTGGTGCAAAGCTAAGTtagatttcaagaaaaaaatattgtaaaaaccAAAGGGTAAGTTTAAGTAGTTTTTAAGAGGATTCCAAGTCACCTCTTGGCTAGGACAGGACCCTAAGGAGGGAAGATTGCTCATTTTAATGGATGAGGGTTTCCCCATGCATACCTGTTGGGTAGTTACAATAGTCTGTCAGTAAGTAAAACCAGTGCTCAGAACTACTCCAGTCTTAGAGCAAACTATAGCTTGCCCTCCCCTTGTCCTAAAATAAGTGTCTACACTCCTCAGGCTGGACTCCTCTCCTCTTAGGCTTTCATGGAAATCTGCCCTCACCAATACATCCCTGCTCTTTGCTTAATTCCTCCAGATACCTACTCACTGCTTACTGGATCTATCTGACACATAGCTCATGGGAAGCTGAACCAGCCTACTGTGTTAACAAGCATAAACATGGTAATGTTAGTCCATCCAGATCATATATATAGTAAGCCTAGAGGAGACACCATAACCCAAAGTATCAACTCTGATGGAGGCATGATGAATATCACTGCACAGTTTGCAGCAGTTGGATTTCTTGTAGAAGGACCAATTTCAGGTATAAGCTAGCAGTATTCAATTctggtttaaaataaagaactataTAATAAGCTCTCAATATCTTTATTcatttccttatatttatttattaccttttataaaaatatagacTATGCACAAATTCATACAGCTAAGGAAGAAAGCCATACCTTGGTAATAAATTCCATTGAGGTGGCCAGCATGACATTTGTTCATCCACCAACCAGATCCATCCTGTTCAGCACAGTTGCCTTCAAACTTGTCATTGTCATTGTCCCAGGTACTGAACTGCATGCCATTGTGGGATGTGAAAAACTTGTCACTAGTATCCTCGCCAAAATCGTAGCCATCAAACGCATCTCCAGCATCTCCACCAATGAAGTAGGCATATGTCATGCGGTATTTGTCGCTTTCACCTGTCACCCTGAACGTAGAATAGTCTGCAGTACTACAAAGAAGGGAATAGAGATCTTAGACCCTGAGCCTTAGAAGGCATCTCAGAAGTTCTCTCTTTCATAGGACAATTGTTTGGAATTTTAACTTTGCTTCTTAATCTGAAATGTGCtcattgaataaaattttctgcAAATCTGGCAAGGGAAAATGGATGTGGGAACCAGCACCACTCAGGATGGGTCTAGAAGCCTTCAAGAAAGGTTTCTAGTCCCAGGAAGACTAAACATTTCAGCCATCTGAATGCTTTTTGCCTATAGGATCCTAATATCCAACCCAGATGTGTGGATGAACCTGActaatttcatattttccacTTTTATCTCAGCATGTAGCATGTACACACAGTTCTCATAAACCACATTAATTATCTGACAGTGAGTGACAAACAATGCAGCAAACTTGAAGGAGCTACAGTTCCATTAGCCACTCATACCATCTAAAGTGTGAAATCCTAAAGGGGTTTTTCTCTCCCAAGGCAGTGTGGCAGTGACAAGGAGGGTTTCCTCAAGCATCACATAAAAGAACTTCCCTGTATGGCCCACAAAACATGAGCTATAGGATCAGAGAGAGATTCTGCCCTGGAAAATAGTTGTGAATGAGGGCCAGAATTCTATGGAGTTCAGGGAAGAATGAGCTTTGGTGCATGAACAGAGATTTCCAGAAAATATTTAGCTTCCCTGATCTCTAGGACTTGGGATATAGGAGATGTTCTCATAGGAGGTCTACTGACTATGGTATTATACTTTCtggttaaaaacttaaaaaagtaaaaatacgtATTTGGGCACAGACTATATTTCATCATGCCATAGACGTAACAAGAGGTTTGgatattgttttgaattttaattagGCATACAACACTAAAAGTGCCCAGACAGCTCTAGCTCACCAAAGAAGCCAGCTGGTTTCATTTTAAAGTAGCTCCTGGATTTGACTGACTGAATGGCCATTGAAGCACTGGGAAATCTGAAGAAGCTAGATTCACCTTCAACAAGGATAATCACTAAGAGGATGGGTTGTAGAGTTAAACTACCTGAGTTTAAATCCAACCTTTACCATATACCAGCGATGCGACCGTGGAACtgttaatctgtaaaatgggattaatagtAGTTCCTGCCTCATGAAACAGTTATTTGGATTAGATTGAATTATAATTTCATGTTCAATTTATGGTACATATTAAATGCTCAGGAAATACTAGCTATTACTTTGTATGGTTCCAGGGTAAGTGGATTGTACCAGAACACTTAGATCCTGCCTAAATAGGACCTGGCAACTTGGACTGCCCAAGAACCAAACTGACTTCTGGGGAACATAGTTGGATGTGCTCTTCGCATCTGTCAGACTGTCTTCCCCACTGTTCTGTTGAGAGCTGGAAAGTGCATACTCCAGACTGTCTCTACGGCAAAAAGTTAAAAGTCCTTTCTAATAGTACCTGGTTCTGCCATTCCAGTCCTCCAACTGCACTCTTAATACATATGGGATGGTAGACTGTGTGCTTATCAAATGAATCTTCTCATTTCCCAGCCAAAATTCTGTGTTTCCAGTAGGAGACAGATGTCCAAACCCTTCTTTATATTGAATCCAGTTTTTCTTGAAATCCACACTGCCATCAAGCCTCTAATTACACAATTGCACGGGCAAAAGGAGAGAGTGGATTATCAgtgcacattaaaaaatatatataaacataataataaaataataagatttttGTCCAGAATATGGAGGGTATGATTTCATCATTTACTAAGTGATCCTGGGCTagctgcttcagttttctcacctatcaAGTAGGAATAATGATGGATTACACCAGAGAATGTAAAAGTACTTAAAAGAGAGACTGGCACATGATACATTATAAACTAGTAGTTTTAAAACTACTAGTAGTCGTTTTAACTACTATAACTACTAGTAGTTATAAAACTAGTCGTTTTTAAAAGACTCCTAGAAGACTCCAGAACACCAGCTTGATGTTGCTGATTCTTGTATTGATGGTAGAATTGCTCAATCTGTGTCTACCAGCCAGAGGTCCCATCACTTACTGGCTCTTGAGTGCCCCCTGCAGGATTCGTTGTAACAGTGGTCAAAGGTAAACAATGCCAGAGGATTTGCAGTGGGTGCCTGGGGCTGGCAAAGGCAACAGAGGGCCCTGGTCTTGGAACAGCCTAAGTGTATCCTCTGGGTGACATCATCTTCTTGTGATGGGCAGCCCTAGGTCTTGATGTACCTGTCAAGAGAGGTCTCTTCGAGTTCTTTGTCACTATGATAGTGTGATTATGTGCCCTCACGAATCTACAACAGCAGGGCCAGCATAGTAGAAATTCGCAGCACAGGCTGAAACCAGACTATATCCTTACTCTGTTACTTATTagttatgtgactttgggcatatTATTGATACTCATTCTCTtgtgcctgtttcctcctctatagATAGGGATAAGAAGGCAAAAACTACTGCAAAGGGAAGTTGTGAGTGTTAATTAAGTTAATGTTCACAAGGTGCTTGGAAACATATCGGGCATATAGCAGAACAATTAGGTGTCTATTAAATACACACAATGTGGGAAAAAATACCTTCTGAAACACAGTCCATCCATTTCCAGACCCATCAATTTCACAGTAGATTAAGAACTGCTGCGTAGCTTTCAGAGGTTTGATAAAGTAAAGCCCACTCTCTCTGGCCCCCTTATTGGCAATGTCTtgacaatctgaaaaagaagaaatttttgtgGTGGTTTGAAATCCAGGTAAGACTGTGCCAGccttgaaaatgaaatttttaacatGTCGTAAACTATTCATTTCCTGAGAAGtatttacttctcaagtgattattactttcaaagtatttttttcagCTACTCAAGAAAAGTCTAAGCAGACTGTTTAGATTTAATAGCTAGACATTTTCCAATGTATTTGTGTACATTCCAATACATACAATCTtcctttactttttatatttgctttgaTGAACTTAATCCCAATATAAAACTTTCACTTACCTTTCCCAGTTGTATCATGTATTTTCACTGTATCTTGACAAGGTTCCTGACACTTTGCTTCCAGTTGGACCACTTTCTGTTTCAGGTTGATGATTTTTTGACTATTTGAACTATATATTTCCTGCAAAAATCTACAAGCAAAATAATAACAGAGTATTCCTTTTAGAGGAAtaattttgtatattcttttaaaaaataccacctTATTTTCTCAAGAATTATTTCCTGATAAATTACTCCATTCTtggaaaaagtataaaatgatgTTAATAAATTGAGGTGAATTAAAATTCTAAgcatttttggaaaagaaaataacaaggtCCTTGCCAATAAACAGTATCATTGTTAAGTGACCTTTCTGAATTTTATCTTTTGCATAAAGGGCAACAGATACTGATGTACAGAAGTAATGATTAATAGGAAGACCATCTGGTGATTATTCTTGGGACAATATTCTTAGGGAAGGAAAGGCCCTGTTCTGAAATTCACATGTGCTGAAGCATTATTCCTTTTCACTTGTGGATTTACTGAGGATCTGTTTATGGACTTCAATCTTATAACTTACATAGGAAAAGTATCTGGGGCACTACCttacctaaaataaaataacagacattttccctttcttcttaatGTTTCTATTTACATAGCTTCAGAAAAAGGCTGGGGGAAGTGAAAAATCTTGCTTTGTTGTTTCTCACAGGGTTGCTTGTACATATTCAGAAATGATAGAAAACTTTCTACAGTACATAGACTGTCGTCTCTTTCTTTGAGGTACAGGATAGACAAACCATTTGACCACGTTTTTCTCTACTGCGCCTTAGAAAATTTCTGCACTGTAGTCTCTTTCAACTTCAATGATGGGCAATAATAATGCAAATCATAATGCTAATAAtatcacaataataataatagccctCTGATATCAAAAAGAGGATAAATCCCTCCTGGGCCACTTTTCCTCAGCCGCCATTTATCTCAATTTCTTATACTACTTTGAGaacaatttaggaaaaaaattgaggaagaaACTAAAACTGTATCTGAGACCCTATGTTCAGAAAGTCTACGAGTCCTTGGGAAGTTGTTAACAGAGGCATTTTACTTTCAAGAGAAGGGAGGAGAATATGTAATTGCAGGTTCCATGATCAACAGGTAGCTTTACAATGTTTGTTACACTTTttcttaaaacacattttttctgCTCTGCCTTCAATATAATTTACTTTTGCAGCCAAGATCCTTCCTATGTCTCTGCTTACAAATTTCTCACCATACATTTGTTGACAttcttataaaaagaattttattttcaac comes from the Kogia breviceps isolate mKogBre1 chromosome 6, mKogBre1 haplotype 1, whole genome shotgun sequence genome and includes:
- the FGG gene encoding fibrinogen gamma chain, which produces MSWSSHPRSLILCFYTLSLLSSTCLAYIATRDNCCILDERFGSYCPTTCGISDFLSNYQTGIDKDLQNLEGILRQIENNTSESRELVKAIQMSYRSDGPGKPSGIDSATKNSKKMLEEIMKYETLISTHESTVRFLQEIYSSNSQKIINLKQKVVQLEAKCQEPCQDTVKIHDTTGKDCQDIANKGARESGLYFIKPLKATQQFLIYCEIDGSGNGWTVFQKRLDGSVDFKKNWIQYKEGFGHLSPTGNTEFWLGNEKIHLISTQSTIPYVLRVQLEDWNGRTSTADYSTFRVTGESDKYRMTYAYFIGGDAGDAFDGYDFGEDTSDKFFTSHNGMQFSTWDNDNDKFEGNCAEQDGSGWWMNKCHAGHLNGIYYQGGTYSKTSTPNGYDNGIIWATWKSRWYSMKTTTMKLIPYNRIAIGEGQQHHLGGAKQVGDI